The following proteins are co-located in the Manihot esculenta cultivar AM560-2 chromosome 7, M.esculenta_v8, whole genome shotgun sequence genome:
- the LOC122723978 gene encoding calcium uniporter protein 2, mitochondrial-like yields MQMGESLMEKLRSFDIAKSRIRLDSLSELEKEGLSAEDVMKLLWAAQLEMVKSMLREVENS; encoded by the exons AGCCTGATGGAAAAACTCAGGTCCTTTGACATCGCAAAGAGTAGGATCAGATTGGACAGCCTG AGCGAACTGGAGAAGGAAGGTTTGTCGGCGGAGGACGTGATGAAGTTACTCTGGGCCGCGCAATTGGAAATGGTGAAATCAATGCTCAGAGAGGTGGAGAATAGCTAG
- the LOC110618943 gene encoding QWRF motif-containing protein 2-like translates to MLSRSLDCSGGDKRSLGSGLMMVKSLQPSVMVDERRLSLDLGDATGDLTVSDSDSVSSGARGIFISARFWQETNSRLRRLQDPGSLLPTSPNSRMSISSKTSQSKRFGVDGTVISPRTIASSTIRGATRPASPTKLWTPTALSPSRGISSPSRVRPMSSYPGSTPSILSFSVDLRRGKMGEDRIVDAHMLRLLYNRYLQWWFVNAKIYN, encoded by the exons ATGTTGTCTAGGAGTTTGGATTGTAGTGGTGGAGATAAGAGGAGTCTGGGATCTGGGTTGATGATGGTTAAGTCATTGCAGCCATCTGTGATGGTTGATGAGAGGAGGTTGAGCTTGGATTTAGGCGATGCTACTGGTGATCTCACTGTATCTGATAGCGATAGTGTTTCCTCTG GGGCTCGTGGCATTTTTATTTCTGCAAGGTTTTGGCAAGAAACAAATAGCAGGTTGAGGCGCTTGCAGGATCCAGGTTCACTATTACCAACTAGTCCTAATTCCAGAATGAGCATTTCATCAAAAACCAGTCAATCAAAAAGATTTGGTGTTGATGGTACTGTGATATCTCCCAGAACTATTGCTTCTTCAACTATTAGGGGAGCCACGAGGCCTGCCTCGCCTACTAAGCTTTGGACACCTACGGCTTTGTCTCCATCACGAGGGATTTCTAGTCCTTCAAGGGTGAGACCCATGAGTAGTTATCCTGGTAGTACACCTTCAATTCTTAGTTTCTCAGTTGATTTAAGGAGAGGGAAGATGGGGGAGGATCGAATTGTTGATGCACATATGTTGAGGCTTCTGTACAACCGTTACTTGCAATGGTGGTTTGTAAATGCAAAGATATACAACTAA